GACGCCGACGGCGCCGGCGGCGAGCAGTGCGAACGCCTCCGCCGGGTCGTCGACCGTGTACGGCAGGAGCGGGATGCCGGACGCCGCGACCTTCCGGAGACGCAGGACGGTGAGGAGCCGGCGGGAGGGGTGGATCGAGGAGAGTCCGTGGCGGAGGCAGAAGGCGAGGTCGGACGCCGACGGGCGGCGGGTGACCAGTCCGCAAGAGATCCCGGGAAGAAGGTCCCGCGCGGCGAGGCACTCGTCGCGCAGCCCCGACGACAGGAGAAGTTCCCCTCCGTAGCCCGCCTTCGATAGCGCCTTCGCCGCCGCGGCGATCCCGCCGGGCGCTTTCGATTCGATGTTGATCGGAACCTTCCCACCGACGATCTCGAGCACGTCGGCGAGAAAAGGGAGCATCTCCCCGTTCTTCAGCCGGACCGCCCGGAGGCGCGCCGCCGGCGTGCGCGCGACGGCCAGATTCTCCTTCGCCGTCCTCCCCGTCCGGACGTCGTGGAAAACCACCGGGGCGCCGTCGGAGGACAGGCGCACGTCGAACTCGATCAGGTCGGCGACGTCGGAGACCGCCAGCGCGAATGCCGCCGGGGAGTTCTCGAGCGCCCGGTCCGACGCGCCACGGTGGGCGGCGAAGATCGGCCGCCCCGGCTCCCGGGCTGGGAAAAAGGGACGCATACCGTAAAGTATCCTATAATCGCTCCGAATGATCGACGTGATCTACAATCCCGTCGCCGGCCCCAGGGGCGTGAACCGGATCGACCGGGTTCACTCGTACCTGTCGGCGCGCGGTCTCCCCTTCCGGATCCGGGAGACGGCCGCCCCCGGGGATGCCGTCGTGATGGCGCGCGAGTCGGCGCTCGAAGGGGCCAACGCCGTGGTCGTCGTCGGCGGGGACGGCACGATGAACGAAGTCGCGGACGGGTTGGCGGGAAGCGCCACCCGCCTGGCCTTCGTCCCCCACGGGACCGGGAACGTCTTCGCCCGCGAGTTTTCCCTCCCCGAATCGGTGGAAGGGTGCCTCGACCTGCTCTCCTCCGGGAAGACGATCTCCGTCCGGATGGCGAAGGCGAACGATCGGCGCTTCGTCCTGCTGGCCTCCGCGGGATTCGACGCCGAGGTGGTGGAGCGGATGAACTCCCGCCAGAAAAACCTCCTCGGCATCGCCGCCTACGTCCTGTGCGGCGCGCGGCACCTCCTCCGCTCCCAGCCGACCCTCTGGCTCGAGTTCCCCGACCGTGAGCGGATCGAGGCGCAGGCCGTCATCGTCGCGCGGGGGAAAAAGTACGGCGGGAACGTGACGATCGCACCGGGAGGCGACATCTCCGGGGAGACGTTCCAGGTGATCGCCCTCCTGCGGAAGGGACGCTGGTCGATCGCGAAGTTCGTCCTCGACGCCCTGCGGGGGAAGCACGGCGCCTCCCGCCACGTCCTGGTCCGGGAGACCCCTTCCCTCTTCGTCCGCTGCCCGATCCCGTCCGCCTGCCAGGTCGATGGCGAGTACCTCGGGCCGCTCCCGGTCCGGTTCTCGGTGACCGACGACTTCCTGAGAGTCGTCGTCCCGAAGGAGTTCCCCTTCCCCCCGGCTTGACATCCGTATTGATTTTGTTGGAAAATGTAATACCAACGCGCGGGGGTGCGACATGCCGCTGTCCAGCCGACTGACGAGCAAATGCCAGGTCACGGTGCCGAGGGAGATCCGGAAGGCGCTGCGCCTTTCCCCAGGCAACCTTGTCCACTTCGCCATCGAGGGAGGGAAGGCGTTTCTCAGCCCCGCGCCGGAAAGCCACGCGCGGGCCTTGAAGGGGCTCGGAAAAGAAGCGTGGGGGGCCCTGGGCGGCGCCGACCGCTTCCTGCGGCGGGAGCGGGATTCCTGGGCGTGACTCCCACGCGCGTCACCCACGAACGTCAGCGGATCTTCGCCCTCGACACGAACATCTTCATCTACCACTTCGAGGAAAACCCGTCGTACGTCGGCTTCACGGAAGCGCTGTTCGAACGGATCGAATCCGGGCGCGTGAAGGCGGTCACCTCGGCCCTGACCCTTCACGAGGTGCTCACCGGCGCGCGCAAGGCGGGGGACGACCGGCTCTTCTCCCTCTACCGGGACCTGATCGGCTCCTTCCCGAACCTGCACCTCGTCCCGTTCGACGCCCGGATCGCCGAGATCTCCTCGGACCTGCGCGCCCGCTACGATCTCCCCACCCCCGACGCGATCCAGGTCGCGACCGCCCTCCAGCAGGGTGCGGAGACGTTCGTGACGAACGACGCCCGCCTGAAGCGTGTCCGGGAGATCCGTATCACCCTTCCGCGAAAGACCGGCTGAGCGGCAACCCCCCCCGGCTTACGCTCCATTGCGTCCGGACGATACGTAATATAAAATATGATCACTACGTATTGCAGGAGGAAGAAAGTATGCCGGTCAAGCTGACCTTGAGCGTCGAAAAAAGTGTCATCGAGCGGGCCAAGCGGTTCTCGCGGCAACAGCACAAAAGCCTGTCGAAACTTGTGGAAGGGTATCTCCGGGAGCTCACCGGCGTACCGTCCGGGCGGGAGGACATCACGCCGAAAGTGGCCGCATTGTCCGGCGTAATTTCGCCGGGGTCCCTCCGTCGAGTTCGGAAAGTCGACTATGCCGACTTCCTCACGGAGAAGTACCGGTGAAGAGAGCTGTTTTCGTCGATACCGACGTCGTCCTGGACCTTCTTTCGCGCCGTGACCCGTTTTATCCGCACGCAGCCAGGCTGTTCTCGCAAGCCGAGCGTGGAACGATCAAGGCATGCGTCTCGTCGCTCTCCTTCGCCAATCTTTTCTACATCCTGCGGAAGGAAACTTCCGGTAGCCGAGCCATTGAGATCTTGAAGTTGTTCCGGGAGGTAGTGACGGTCTTGCCCGTCGACGACGCTGTCGTCTCCAACGCATTGAATGCAGGCTTCGCCGATTTCGAGGACGCCGTCCAGTACCACGTGGCGTTGGCCGCCGGAATTCCCGTCCTCGTCACGCGCAACACCAGGCACTACCGCAAGTCGGTGATTACGGTGTGCTCTCCCGAGGAGTATCTGGCGCTGCGGGGCAGGGGGTAAGACGTACGGCGGCCGCTGTCTGCGCCGTTGTGCGTTCCGGCACCATGAACTGATCGACGGCCCCCGGCGGATGTACCATTCCCATAAAAGCCCATATAATGAGTTACGAATCGAAAAACCCGGAGACCGCCTTGCCGCGCACGATCCTCGTCGTCGAAGACGAAAAAGAGATCCGGGATCTGCTGGCCCACTACCTGCGCAAGGAGGGGTTCTCCCCGATCCTCGCGCCGGACGGGGAAACGGCGATCCTCAAGGCAAGGAGGGAAAAGCCGAACCTGGTCCTCCTCGACATCCTCCTTCCGAAGGCCGACGGGCTGGAAGTGTTGCGCGCGATCCGGTCGGACGAAACGATCGGCAGGACGCCGGTGGTCATGCTGACCGCGAAGGGGGACGAGACGGACCGGATCGTCGGGCTGGAGCTTGGTGCGGACGACTACATCCTCAAGCCGTTCAGCCCGAGGGAGGTCGTGGCCCGCATCAAGGCGATCCTGCGCCGCAGTCGTCCCGGGGCCCAGGAACCCGAGCCGGCAACATTGACCTACCGGGAGCTGCGGATGGACGTGGGCCGCCACGAAGTCCGGTGCCAGGGGAAGCCGGTCGCTCTTACCTCCAAGGAATTCCGTATCCTCCAGGTGCTCCTCTCCTCTTCAGGGCGGGTCCTCTCTCGCGAGGCGATCCTTTCGAAGGTCTGGGGGGAGGACACCCACGTGATCGACCGCACGGTCGACGTCCACATCGCGAAACTTCGCCGGAAGATCCCCTTCCTGGTCAAGGCCATCGAGACGGTGAAAGACGTCGGCTACAAGCTTAGGGAGGGCTGACGCCGCTTGGCCCGCCGCCTCTCCATCGCCGCGAAATTCTTCCTCACGCACCTCGCGATCGCCGGGATCGCCCTGTTCATCGCCGGCGCCGTCGGCTTCTTTCTCGTGCGAAATCTTGTGATGGCGGACGCGGACGAGAGCCTGCTCGCCCGGGCCCACATCGTCGCCGAGACGTTCCGGCCGCTGCTCGCGGCCCCCTCGCCGAACGGGGAGCGAATCGCCCGGGAAGGGGACCGCCTCGGAAAGGAGATCGGCGCGCGCATCACCGTCGTTCTGCCCGACGGAACCGTGGTTGCCGATTCCACCGTGGGGGCGGCCGGTGTGCGGGGAATGGAGAACCACGCGCTCCACCCCGAGATCCGCGACGCCCTCTCGGGAACGACGGGTGTATCCCTCCGGCGAAGCATCACCGTCCGGGAGGAACAGCGGTACGCGGCCCTCCCGATCTCGATCGGGGGCACGATCGTCGGGGCGGCCCGCGCCTCGGTCCCCGCCGCCACCCTCACCCGCCGTCTCTGGCAGATCACCGGGATCATCTGGGGGACCGGGCTCTTCGCGCTCCTCCTGATCCTCGGGGGCGCTGCCTTCATGGCACGGAGGGTCACCGGTCCCTTGGCGGAGATGCAGGCGGCGGCGAAGGAGATGGGCGCCGGCAACCTTACCCGGCGCGCCCAGGTGCGGACGGGGGACGAGTTCGAAAAAATGGCGAACGCGATGAACCGGATGGCGTCGCACCTTGCCGGTACGATTCGACAGCTGGACGCGGGGAAAGCACGCCTCGAGACGCTTTTGGCCAACCTCGACGACGGGGTCATCGTCATCGCCGCGGATCGGTCGGTACGGATGATGAACCGGGAAGCCGGGGAGATCTTCGACGCCTCGGGGACAATGGGCGCGGGACGCCCGTACCCGGAGGTGATCCGCCATCCTCAGGCCCTCGCCTTCATCGACGGTTGGATCAAGGGGGAAGAACCGAAACCGCGGGACCTTGCCATCGTCACGCGCCAGGGAAGTCGCACGGTCCGATGTTCCGGGACGACGGTGCGGTACCTCGGGGAATCGGACGCGGACGTCCTCCTCACCCTTCGGGACGTCACCGAGGAGCGGCGGCTCTCGCAGGTCAAGAGCGATTTCGTCTCCAACGCATCCCACGAACTGCGCACCCCGCTGACGAACATCCGCGGCTACCTCGAGGCGATCCAGGATGCGGTGCGGGAAGGAGCGGCCCCGGAATCGTCCTTCATCGACGTGGCGCTCGGGAACGCCCTCCGGATGGAACGGCTGATCGACGACCTCCTCGAACTGTCCCGCGCCGAGTCCGGCGCCGTGCCGCTCGAGAAGGAGGAGACGTCCCTCTCCGCCTTCCTCTCCCGGGTGGCGGACCAGCACCGGTCTTCCGCGGAACAGGCGGGAAAAACGCTGGAAGTCGAGGCGGGCGACGGCGCGTTCCGGGCCGACCTCCGGAAGCTCGCGCTCGCCGTCTCGAACCTGGTCGACAACGCCCTGAAATACGGGAAGAAGGGGGGACGTGTCACCCTCTCCGGCCGGATCGAGGGAGACACCTGCCTCCTCGAGGTGGCCGACGACGGACCGGGGATTTCACCGGAGCACCTCCCGCGAATCTTCGAGCGGTTCTACCGCGTCGACAAGGGGCGGTCGAGGGAGCTCGGGGGGACGGGCCTGGGCCTCTCCATCACGAAACACATCGTCGAATCGCACGGGGGGATCCTCCGCGTGGAGAGCCGCGTCGGCGTCGGCACGCGATTCGTCATCCGGATCCCGGCGCCCTGATGAAGCTGTACCTCGTCCGCCATGCGGAGGCGATCGAACGCACGGGCACGATGGCGGATGGCGACCGGTACCTGACGCCCAAGGGACGCCTCGCCTTCCGCAAGATCGCCCGTCGGGTCCGCAGGGCCGGCATCGCCCCCGACGTCATCTTCACAAGCCCCCTGCTGCGCGCCGTCCAGACCGCCGAGATCCTCGCGGAGCGCCTGGACCATTCGGGCCCCGTCGTTGTTACGAGAGAGCTCTCCCCGGGCTTCGATCTTCGGGCCCTCCGCGTCCTGCTGTCTGGTGCGGAGTCCCCTGCGGAGGCGGCCTTCGTTGGCCACGAGCCGGACCTGGGCATCCTCGCCGCTGCGCTGTTGGCCGTTCCGGGAGGTTTCCCGCTCCGGAAGGGAGCCGTCCTGGCCCTTGAGGCGGACGGAAGCGCCCGGAAAGGAACGACGAAGTTCCTGTGGATGGAGGACGGCAAGGGGACGGCCACCCGCCTTCCCGGCGCTTCCCGCGGGTGACCGGGAGATGCCCTATTTCTTTTCTTCCATCAATGCCTGGCGCGCCGCGGCGAGTTCCTTTTTCTTTGCGTCGTCGACCCGCGGATACGCGAGTTCGAGCTTCCAGAACGCCTCGACGATCGCCGCCGCGACCACGATACGAGTGAACCACTTGTTGTCGGCCGGGATCACGTACCACGGAGCTTCTCGCGAAGTCGTGGCGCGGATGGCGTCCTCGTACGCCGCCATGTAATCCCGCCAGTACCCGCGCTCCGTGACGTCGGCAGAGGAAAATTTCCAGTTCTTGTCGGGATGGTCGAGGCGCTCCCTCCAGATGTCACGGGTCACCAGGTCCCGCGGCATCTTCTGGCGCTCGAGCAGTTCCTTGTGCACCCGGACCACGAGCACCTCCTCGTAGATCGTTCCCCCGGAATCAGCCCTTCCGGGCGGCTATTTCTTGTGGCAGTCGTCGCACTTCTTGAAGGGGCCCTTGTTCGACTTCTTGTGGCAATCTTTGCACTGTGTGTGGAAGGCTTCCTTCAGGGAAAGCTTCTTCCCTTCGGTCTTGCTCCCGTGGCATTTGTCGCATTTCTGCTCCTTGCCGGCCGCGTCCTTGTGGTGGCAGGTGGCGCATTCCTTGGCATGTTTCGCGTGATCGAAGGTGACCGGCCCCTTGGCCTTCGCAGCCTTCAGGACGATGGGCTTGTTCGGCGGCGCGGCGAACACCGTGCCGGAGGCGAAAACCACCGCAACGACCAATGCTGTCCAGAATG
The Deltaproteobacteria bacterium DNA segment above includes these coding regions:
- a CDS encoding glycerophosphodiester phosphodiesterase, which produces MRPFFPAREPGRPIFAAHRGASDRALENSPAAFALAVSDVADLIEFDVRLSSDGAPVVFHDVRTGRTAKENLAVARTPAARLRAVRLKNGEMLPFLADVLEIVGGKVPINIESKAPGGIAAAAKALSKAGYGGELLLSSGLRDECLAARDLLPGISCGLVTRRPSASDLAFCLRHGLSSIHPSRRLLTVLRLRKVAASGIPLLPYTVDDPAEAFALLAAGAVGV
- a CDS encoding diacylglycerol kinase family lipid kinase: MIDVIYNPVAGPRGVNRIDRVHSYLSARGLPFRIRETAAPGDAVVMARESALEGANAVVVVGGDGTMNEVADGLAGSATRLAFVPHGTGNVFAREFSLPESVEGCLDLLSSGKTISVRMAKANDRRFVLLASAGFDAEVVERMNSRQKNLLGIAAYVLCGARHLLRSQPTLWLEFPDRERIEAQAVIVARGKKYGGNVTIAPGGDISGETFQVIALLRKGRWSIAKFVLDALRGKHGASRHVLVRETPSLFVRCPIPSACQVDGEYLGPLPVRFSVTDDFLRVVVPKEFPFPPA
- a CDS encoding type II toxin-antitoxin system PrlF family antitoxin codes for the protein MPLSSRLTSKCQVTVPREIRKALRLSPGNLVHFAIEGGKAFLSPAPESHARALKGLGKEAWGALGGADRFLRRERDSWA
- a CDS encoding PIN domain-containing protein, giving the protein MTPTRVTHERQRIFALDTNIFIYHFEENPSYVGFTEALFERIESGRVKAVTSALTLHEVLTGARKAGDDRLFSLYRDLIGSFPNLHLVPFDARIAEISSDLRARYDLPTPDAIQVATALQQGAETFVTNDARLKRVREIRITLPRKTG
- a CDS encoding DUF6364 family protein, with protein sequence MPVKLTLSVEKSVIERAKRFSRQQHKSLSKLVEGYLRELTGVPSGREDITPKVAALSGVISPGSLRRVRKVDYADFLTEKYR
- a CDS encoding PIN domain-containing protein, with the translated sequence MKRAVFVDTDVVLDLLSRRDPFYPHAARLFSQAERGTIKACVSSLSFANLFYILRKETSGSRAIEILKLFREVVTVLPVDDAVVSNALNAGFADFEDAVQYHVALAAGIPVLVTRNTRHYRKSVITVCSPEEYLALRGRG
- a CDS encoding response regulator transcription factor; this translates as MPRTILVVEDEKEIRDLLAHYLRKEGFSPILAPDGETAILKARREKPNLVLLDILLPKADGLEVLRAIRSDETIGRTPVVMLTAKGDETDRIVGLELGADDYILKPFSPREVVARIKAILRRSRPGAQEPEPATLTYRELRMDVGRHEVRCQGKPVALTSKEFRILQVLLSSSGRVLSREAILSKVWGEDTHVIDRTVDVHIAKLRRKIPFLVKAIETVKDVGYKLREG
- a CDS encoding ATP-binding protein, which codes for MARRLSIAAKFFLTHLAIAGIALFIAGAVGFFLVRNLVMADADESLLARAHIVAETFRPLLAAPSPNGERIAREGDRLGKEIGARITVVLPDGTVVADSTVGAAGVRGMENHALHPEIRDALSGTTGVSLRRSITVREEQRYAALPISIGGTIVGAARASVPAATLTRRLWQITGIIWGTGLFALLLILGGAAFMARRVTGPLAEMQAAAKEMGAGNLTRRAQVRTGDEFEKMANAMNRMASHLAGTIRQLDAGKARLETLLANLDDGVIVIAADRSVRMMNREAGEIFDASGTMGAGRPYPEVIRHPQALAFIDGWIKGEEPKPRDLAIVTRQGSRTVRCSGTTVRYLGESDADVLLTLRDVTEERRLSQVKSDFVSNASHELRTPLTNIRGYLEAIQDAVREGAAPESSFIDVALGNALRMERLIDDLLELSRAESGAVPLEKEETSLSAFLSRVADQHRSSAEQAGKTLEVEAGDGAFRADLRKLALAVSNLVDNALKYGKKGGRVTLSGRIEGDTCLLEVADDGPGISPEHLPRIFERFYRVDKGRSRELGGTGLGLSITKHIVESHGGILRVESRVGVGTRFVIRIPAP
- a CDS encoding histidine phosphatase family protein; its protein translation is MKLYLVRHAEAIERTGTMADGDRYLTPKGRLAFRKIARRVRRAGIAPDVIFTSPLLRAVQTAEILAERLDHSGPVVVTRELSPGFDLRALRVLLSGAESPAEAAFVGHEPDLGILAAALLAVPGGFPLRKGAVLALEADGSARKGTTKFLWMEDGKGTATRLPGASRG
- a CDS encoding cytochrome c family protein, encoding MRKVAFWTALVVAVVFASGTVFAAPPNKPIVLKAAKAKGPVTFDHAKHAKECATCHHKDAAGKEQKCDKCHGSKTEGKKLSLKEAFHTQCKDCHKKSNKGPFKKCDDCHKK